TCGTCACCAACGCGGCCGCGGCGTCGCCGGAGGGCGCGCGGGTGGAGATCCGGACGCGGCGCGAAGACGACGGACGCGTCGCGCTCGAGGTCGCCGACGAAGGGAAGGGGATCGCGCCGGAGGACCTGCCGCGCATCTTCGAGCCGTTCTACACGACGCGCCCCGACGGCACCGGCCTCGGCCTCGCGATCTGCGACAAGCTCGTTCGCGCGCACGGCGGCGAGATCAGGGTCGACGCCGCGCCGGGCAGAGGCGCGACGTTCACGGTGCTCCTGCCCGCGGCCTGATTTCGTTACCGGGTAACGGATCGTTACCGTCCAGCGACGTCGGGCGCGTGGAATCGTCGAGGTTTCGGCCCGTCGCGGGGAGGCATGCTCCCTGCTCCAGCTCGGAGCATGTGGCGCTTCGCACGGCAGATCCTGCTCCACGACCGGTTCAAGTTCGCGGTGGCGACGGCGGGCGTGTCGATCAGCGTGCTGCTCGTCATCGTCCAGATCGGGCTCTACCTTGGGTTCATGGGCAACGCGTCGGCGCTCATCGATCACGCCGACGCCGACGTCTGGGTCGCGGCGGAGGCGACCGACGCGTTCGACTTCGCGTCGCCGATCGACGAGCGCGTCGTGTACCGCGTCGCGGAGGTGCCTGGTGTCGCGAAGACGGAGAAGGTGATCCTCGCGTTCGGTCAGATCCGCGGGGCGGAGGGGAACGCGGAGGGCGTCGAGGTGATCGGGATCGAGCCGAGCGCGACGATGCTCCGTCCGTGGAACGTCGTCGAGGGCTCCGTCCTCGCGCGCCCGGACGGCATCGTCGTCGACGAGACCGAGTACGCGAAGCTCCAGATCGACGCGCTCGATCAGCGCCGCGAGATCTCCGGCTCACGCGCGCGGGTGGACGGCCTCACGCACGGCATTCGGAGCTTCACGACGTCGCCCTACGTCTGGACGAACCTCGCCGCCGCGCGCTCGTTCACGCGCCTCGACGAGACGCAGCTCACCTACGTCCTCGTGAAGGCGGAGCCGGGCGTCGACGCGCGCGAGCTCGCCGCCCGCATCGGGAAGATCCCGCACGTCGAGGCGTACACGAAGGCGGAGCTCTCGGCGCGTACGCAGGGCTACTGGTCGTCGCGCACCGGCGTCGGCGCGGGCTTCTTCACCACCGCCGTCATCGGCGTGATCGTCGGCGTCGTCGTCGTGGGGCAGATCCTCTATTCGAGCACGCTCGAGCACATCAAGGAGTACGGCACGCTCAAGGCGATGGGCGCAGCGAACGGCGAGGTCGTCCGCGTCATCGTCTATCAGGCGCTCATGACCGCGGCGGCGGGCTTCGCCGTCGGAGGCACCCTCGCGCTGGTCGCGCGCGCGGTGATGAACGAGGCGAACCTCTCCGTCGCGATCACGCCGAGCCTCCTGGCCGCGACCGCGGCGCTCACCGTGATGATGTGCTCCGGCTCGTCGCTCCTCTCCATCACGAAGGTGCTCCGCCTCGATCCGGCGAGCGTCTTCAAGGCCTAGGTGAAGTCATGAACCCCATCGTCGAGCTCGTGAACATCGAGAAGGTCTACGGCGCGGACGAGACGCGCGTCACGGCGCTCACCGGCGCGTCGCTGAAGGTGCGGCCCGGCGAGGTCGTCCTGATCGAGGGCCCGTCGGGCTCCGGCAAGACGACGTTGATCTCGATCCTCGGCCTGCTCCTCCGCCCGACCGCGGGGCAGGTCGTCATCGGCGATCGCAACGCCGCCGCGCTCCCCGAGCGCGAGCTCCCCGCCATCCGCGCGAAGACGTTCGGCTTCGTGTTCCAGGGCTTCAACCTGTTCCCCGCCCTCTCCGCGGAGGACAACGTCGTCCTCGCGCTGAAGATGAAGGCGCCGCGCTTCCCCGATCCGGTCCGCGAGGCGCGGCGTCTCCTCGACGCGGTCGGCCTCGCCGATCGCCGCCATCACCT
This region of Labilithrix sp. genomic DNA includes:
- a CDS encoding ABC transporter ATP-binding protein, which gives rise to MNPIVELVNIEKVYGADETRVTALTGASLKVRPGEVVLIEGPSGSGKTTLISILGLLLRPTAGQVVIGDRNAAALPERELPAIRAKTFGFVFQGFNLFPALSAEDNVVLALKMKAPRFPDPVREARRLLDAVGLADRRHHLPADLSGGQKQRVAIARALAGSPPVVIGDEPTAALDTKTALGVMELFRRLASEERRAVVVVTHDPRLERFADRIVRVEDGNVRADELAAA
- a CDS encoding FtsX-like permease family protein, coding for MWRFARQILLHDRFKFAVATAGVSISVLLVIVQIGLYLGFMGNASALIDHADADVWVAAEATDAFDFASPIDERVVYRVAEVPGVAKTEKVILAFGQIRGAEGNAEGVEVIGIEPSATMLRPWNVVEGSVLARPDGIVVDETEYAKLQIDALDQRREISGSRARVDGLTHGIRSFTTSPYVWTNLAAARSFTRLDETQLTYVLVKAEPGVDARELAARIGKIPHVEAYTKAELSARTQGYWSSRTGVGAGFFTTAVIGVIVGVVVVGQILYSSTLEHIKEYGTLKAMGAANGEVVRVIVYQALMTAAAGFAVGGTLALVARAVMNEANLSVAITPSLLAATAALTVMMCSGSSLLSITKVLRLDPASVFKA